In Saccharomyces cerevisiae S288C chromosome V, complete sequence, one DNA window encodes the following:
- the TIM9 gene encoding protein transporter TIM9 (Essential protein of the mitochondrial intermembrane space; forms a complex with Tim10p (TIM10 complex) that delivers hydrophobic proteins to the TIM22 complex for insertion into the inner membrane): protein MDALNSKEQQEFQKVVEQKQMKDFMRLYSNLVERCFTDCVNDFTTSKLTNKEQTCIMKCSEKFLKHSERVGQRFQEQNAALGQGLGR from the coding sequence ATGGACGCATTGAACTCCAAAGAACAACAAGAGTTCCAAAAAGTAGTGGAACAAAAGCAAATGAAGGATTTCATGCGTTTGTACTCTAATCTGGTAGAAAGATGTTTCACAGACTGTGTCAATGACTTCACAACATCAAAGCTAACCAATAAGGAACAAACATGCATCATGAAGTGCTCAGAAAAGTTCTTGAAGCATAGCGAACGTGTAGGGCAGCGTTTCCAAGAACAAAACGCTGCCTTGGGACAAGGCTTGGGCCGATAA
- the PXP1 gene encoding putative indolepyruvate decarboxylase family protein (Peroxisomal matrix protein; well-conserved in fungi; contains tripartite homology domain of thiamine pyrophosphate (TPP) enzymes; targeted to peroxisomes by Pex5p; contains low sequence identity with Pdc1p; mRNA identified as translated by ribosome profiling data), whose amino-acid sequence MTTTATQHFAQLLQKYGIDTVFGIVGIPIVQLADTMVANGIKFIPCRNEQAASYAASAYGYISDKPGVLLIVGGPGLIHALAGIYNSMSNRWPLLVIAGSSSQSDIHKGGFQELDQVSLLSPFLKFTGKLTPDNIDMITQKALNYCIQGTAGVSYIDVPADFIEYEKPLEGNDRTGNELPMILTPNICGPDPSKIKKVVQLILQHKNKNILIVIGKGAVKNSHEIRRLVNTFNLPFLPTPMAKGIVPDSSPLNVSSARSQALKIADIVLVLGARLNWILHFGTSPKWNSESIFIQFDSNPETLGDNNVSPGADLSIWGDIGLSVTALVEELTRQDSCWKYSGVKQEIREKIQLNQTRLLRKEKTRGAQLNYNQVYGTLRPLIDDYRTILVTEGANTMDIARISFPTDAPRRRLDAGTNATMGIGLGYALACKASHPELDVVLIQGDSAFGFSAMEIETAVRCQLALVIVVMNNSGIYHGEKDIEGDLPPTALSKNCRYDLVGKGLGANDFFVNTISELSRCFQQAVQLSRTKRETSVINVIIEPGEQKQIAFAWQNKPRL is encoded by the coding sequence ATGACCACGACCGCTACCCAACACTTCGCTCaacttttacaaaaatatggCATCGACACAGTCTTTGGAATTGTGGGCATCCCTATTGTCCAACTAGCGGATACGATGGTTGCCAACGGTATCAAATTCATTCCATGCAGGAACGAACAGGCTGCCTCATATGCAGCCTCTGCTTATGGTTATATTAGTGATAAGCCCGGCGTGTTACTTATTGTCGGGGGCCCCGGTTTAATCCACGCACTGGCTGGTATATACAACTCAATGAGTAATAGGTGGCCTCTTCTAGTAATTGCAGGGAGTTCTTCTCAAAGTGATATACATAAAGGCGGGTTTCAAGAGTTGGATCAAGTTAGTCTTTTGTCCccatttttgaagtttacCGGAAAGTTAACCCCTGACAATATTGACATGATTACTCAGAAGGCTTTGAATTACTGTATACAAGGCACTGCAGGGGTTTCTTACATAGACGTCCCTGCAGATTTTATTGAGTATGAAAAACCCTTAGAAGGAAACGACCGTACAGGAAATGAATTACCGATGATATTAACTCCAAACATATGTGGCCCTGATCCGTCGAAGATCAAAAAAGTCGTACAGCTTATTTTGcaacataaaaataaaaatattctgatTGTTATTGGAAAGGGTGCGGTAAAAAACTCACACGAAATCCGCAGACTAGTAAATACGTTCAATCTACCATTTTTACCCACCCCAATGGCTAAGGGAATTGTCCCAGACTCTTCTCCACTGAACGTTTCATCTGCAAGATCTCAAGCATTGAAAATAGCGGATATTGTTCTTGTTCTCGGGGCAAGATTAAACTGGATATTGCATTTTGGTACTTCACCCAAATGGAACTCAGAATCCATATTCATCCAGTTCGATTCCAATCCCGAAACCTTGGGGGATAACAATGTCTCACCTGGTGCTGACCTTTCCATATGGGGAGATATAGGCTTGAGCGTAACCGCTTTAGTTGAGGAATTGACTCGCCAAGATTCCTGCTGGAAGTATAGTGGTGTTAAGCAAGAAATACGAGAGAAAATTCAACTGAATCAAACTCGTCTATTGAGGAAAGAGAAGACTAGAGGGGCACAATTGAATTACAACCAGGTTTATGGAACATTGAGGCCTCTTATCGATGATTACAGGACAATACTTGTGACGGAGGGAGCAAATACTATGGATATTGCGCGTATTTCATTCCCTACAGACGCTCCAAGGCGCCGTTTAGACGCAGGGACCAACGCGACTATGGGGATTGGGCTCGGATATGCTCTTGCATGCAAGGCATCTCATCCGGAACTCGATGTGGTGCTGATTCAGGGTGATTCCGCATTTGGATTCTCTGCcatggaaattgaaacGGCAGTAAGGTGTCAGCTGGCATTGGTCATCGTTGTGATGAACAATAGCGGTATTTACCATGGAGAAAAGGATATAGAGGGTGATTTACCTCCAACGGCACTAAGCAAGAACTGCCGTTACGATCTCGTAGGCAAAGGACTGGGTGccaatgatttttttgtcaaCACAATAAGCGAACTGAGCAGATGCTTCCAACAAGCCGTGCAGCTTTCTCGGACTAAAAGAGAAACAAGTGTCATCAACGTTATCATTGAGCCTGGCgaacaaaagcaaattgCCTTTGCCTGGCAGAATAAACCGCGTTTATAG
- the MMS21 gene encoding SUMO ligase MMS21 (Highly conserved SUMO E3 ligase subunit of SMC5-SMC6 complex; required for anchoring dsDNA breaks to the nuclear periphery; SMC5-SMC6 plays a key role in removal of X-shaped DNA structures that arise between sister chromatids during DNA replication and repair; required for efficient sister chromatid cohesion; mutants are sensitive to MMS, show increased spontaneous mutation and mitotic recombination; SUMOylates and inhibits Snf1p function; supports nucleolar function) has product MALNDNPIPKSVPLHPKSGKYFHNLHARDLSNIYQQCYKQIDETINQLVDSTSPSTIGIEEQVADITSTYKLLSTYESESNSFDEHIKDLKKNFKQSSDACPQIDLSTWDKYRTGELTAPKLSELYLNMPTPEPATMVNNTDTLKILKVLPYIWNDPTCVIPDLQNPADEDDLQIEGGKIELTCPITCKPYEAPLISRKCNHVFDRDGIQNYLQGYTTRDCPQAACSQVVSMRDFVRDPIMELRCKIAKMKESQEQDKRSSQAIDVL; this is encoded by the coding sequence ATGGCCTTGAACGATAATCCTATACCCAAGTCAGTTCCTCTACACCCAAAATCAGGTAAGTACTTCCATAATTTACATGCCCGAGACTTATCAAATATATATCAACAATGCTACAAACAAATTGATGAGACCATAAATCAATTAGTGGATTCTACATCTCCTTCCACCATCGGCATTGAAGAGCAGGTCGCAGATATTACTAGCACCTACAAACTCCTCTCGACATACGAATCGGAATCCAACTCATTTGACGAACATATTAaagatttaaaaaaaaatttcaaacaaTCCTCAGATGCCTGTCCGCAAATCGACCTTTCTACCTGGGATAAATATCGTACCGGAGAACTCACCGCTCCCAAATTATCTGAATTATATCTAAATATGCCCACACCAGAGCCTGCAACCATGGTTAATAACACAGATACACTCAAGATACTAAAAGTGTTGCCGTACATATGGAATGATCCAACTTGTGTAATACCGGATCTGCAAAACCCCGCAGACGAAGACGATCTACAAATAGAAGGTGGTAAAATTGAATTGACTTGTCCTATCACCTGCAAACCTTACGAAGCACCATTgatatcaagaaaatgtaATCACGTCTTCGATAGAGACGGCATTCAAAACTATTTACAAGGATACACGACAAGAGATTGCCCGCAAGCAGCGTGTTCTCAAGTCGTTTCAATGAGGGATTTTGTAAGAGACCCTATTATGGAACTAAGGTGTAAGATCGCCAAGATGAAAGAATCTCAGGAACAGGATAAAAGAAGTAGTCAAGCCATCGATGTTttatga
- the EAF5 gene encoding Eaf5p (Non-essential subunit of the NuA4 acetyltransferase complex; Esa1p-associated factor; relocalizes to the cytosol in response to hypoxia) codes for MDKEVSELVVLQLIHTLISNKNEELVRNGGGINMIGNNLRISLVKLTNEIQNNLLINELTNLRRQSNVANGNRKLGINDILTIVKNLFPEYRTTLNDGQLSLHGLEMHDIEKLLDEKYDRFKKTQVEQIRMMEDEILKNGIKTGASQLQPHANAGKSGSAGTSATITTTTPHMAHSMDPKREKLLKLYRDTVLNKLESKTGNFQKLFKSPDGSIIKNEINYEDIKNETPGSVHELQLILQKSITDGVMRKVIGTDDWKLARQVQFELDDTVQFMRRALE; via the coding sequence ATGGATAAAGAGGTAAGTGAATTGGTAGTGTTGCAGCTAATACACACTTTAATTTCCAACAAGAATGAAGAACTGGTTAGGAACGGGGGAGGAATCAACATGATTGGGAATAATCTTCGAATATCGCTAGTCAAGTTGACTAACGAAATACAAAACAATTTGCTAATCAACGAGCTGACAAATTTAAGAAGGCAAAGCAACGTGGCAAATGGAAACAGGAAACTGGGCATCAACGATATCCTGACCATAGTTAAGAATTTATTCCCAGAGTACAGAACAACACTAAACGATGGACAACTTAGTCTACACGGTTTGGAAATGCATGATATCGAGAAGCTCCTTGACGAAAAGTACGATCGATTCAAGAAAACGCAGGTCGAACAAATAAGGATGATGGAGGATGAGATATTGAAGAACGGTATAAAGACCGGTGCATCGCAACTGCAACCACATGCAAATGCTGGCAAAAGTGGATCTGCTGGTACCAGTGCTACTATAACTACGACTACGCCACACATGGCGCATTCAATGGACccaaaaagagaaaaactaTTGAAATTATACAGAGATACCGTTCTGAATAAATTGGAAAGTAAAACTGGGAATTTTCAGAAGCTATTCAAGAGTCCCGATGGTAGCATTATCAAGAATGAGATAAATTACGAAGACATAAAGAACGAAACGCCCGGCAGCGTTCATGAACTGCAGCTGATTCTTCAAAAGAGCATAACGGACGGTGTAATGCGAAAGGTCATTGGTACGGACGACTGGAAATTGGCTAGACAAGTGCAGTTTGAATTGGATGATACGGTGCAGTTCATGAGAAGAGCACTAGAGTAA
- the PMP2 gene encoding proteolipid ATPase (Proteolipid associated with plasma membrane H(+)-ATPase (Pma1p); regulates plasma membrane H(+)-ATPase activity; protein abundance increases in response to DNA replication stress; PMP2 has a paralog, PMP1, that arose from the whole genome duplication), giving the protein MLMSTLPGGVILVFILVGLACIAIISTIIYRKWQARQRGLQRF; this is encoded by the coding sequence ATGTTGATGAGCACGTTACCAGGTGGTGTTATCTTAGTTTTTATTCTAGTCGGTTTGGCTTGTATCGCCATCATTTCTACCATTATCTACAGAAAATGGCAAGCTAGACAAAGAGGTTTACAAAGATTCTAA
- the GTT3 gene encoding Gtt3p (hypothetical protein may be involved in glutathione metabolism; function suggested by computational analysis of large-scale protein-protein interaction data; N- and C-terminal fusion proteins localize to the cell periphery) yields the protein MPTKSTFSRWKKADLIDLANKLEIDGFPNYAKKSDMIDYLESHLNHLEKPVDFKDDYPELRSFYESMTVDQSKDERNEYGSGSGNGSGSGSCDTATNDSDLEKAYIKEDDDEKPQSGDETSATKPLSSRNANSNAKTNFNLLDFSTDNDSSTSAFTKFKFNFQEYLSDIRYQTQKLNENVQDYLSTISAVDTIFSLLEFSFLVRNILAAGQPTSSSSLASSLEAAVAAHNKYQYTLDFCLPILTWLLFFRGIPTLVSYYINFIRYDLNIELDPMTFNLTKFLISLAIFKTCNNKNIDFHSFRCVNQLWTQLCTVNRSLGMVPLVFSMVSCLLTLYVL from the coding sequence ATGCCGACCAAGTCAACTTTTAGTCGCTGGAAGAAGGCGGACCTAATTGACCTGGCCAACAAGCTGGAAATTGACGGCTTCCCCAATTATGCCAAGAAGAGTGATATGATCGATTACCTCGAATCGCACTTGAATCATCTTGAGAAACCTGTGGATTTTAAAGACGACTACCCGGAACTAAGGTCCTTTTATGAGTCGATGACAGTGGACCAGTCAAAGGATGAACGGAACGAATACGGATCCGGATCTGGAAACGGGTCTGGGTCTGGATCCTGTGACACCGCCACAAATGATTCCGATCTGGAGAAAGCGTACATCAAGgaggatgatgatgagaaaCCGCAATCAGGCGATGAAACAAGCGCGACAAAGCCGCTTTCCAGCAGGAATGCAAATTCAAACGCCAAAACGAACTTCAATTTGTTGGATTTTAGCACAGATAACGACTCGTCCACCTCTGCGTTTACTAAGTTCAAGTTTAACTTTCAGGAATACCTCTCCGATATTAGATACCAAACGCAGAaattgaatgaaaatgttCAGGACTATCTTTCCACTATTTCCGCCGTCGATAcgattttttccttgttgGAATTCTCTTTTCTGGTGAGAAACATATTAGCCGCCGGGCAGccaacttcttcttcttcgctCGCATCGTCGCTGGAAGCCGCCGTTGCCGCCCATAATAAATATCAATACACGCTCGATTTCTGTTTACCAATACTCACGTGGCTGCTCTTCTTTAGGGGTATTCCAACGTTAGTGTCATACTACATCAACTTCATCCGCTACGACCTGAACATCGAGTTGGACCCGATGACTTTCAATCTCACGaaattcttgatttctttggcaatcttcaaaacttgtaataataaaaacatAGATTTCCATTCTTTTCGATGTGTTAACCAACTATGGACACAACTCTGTACAGTGAACCGTTCCCTTGGTATGGTACCTCTAGTATTCTCCATGGTTAGTTGTCTCCTCACTCTATACGTATTATAG
- the NPP2 gene encoding nucleotide diphosphatase/phosphodiesterase NPP2 (Nucleotide pyrophosphatase/phosphodiesterase; mediates extracellular nucleotide phosphate hydrolysis along with Npp1p and Pho5p; activity and expression enhanced during conditions of phosphate starvation; involved in spore wall assembly; SWAT-GFP and mCherry fusion proteins localize to the endoplasmic reticulum; NPP2 has a paralog, NPP1, that arose from the whole genome duplication; npp1 npp2 double mutant exhibits reduced dityrosine fluorescence relative to single mutants), whose amino-acid sequence MLLFEQPVDLEKNNEDDTNIKPFAISRHFLLKLLLCGIILIELLLYSKCPKPIDNGPRTIANRSNTYFNGTHDFKTLTILISIDGFHPRLIDAKYTPFLYNLHNLRSPYDMNITTAPYMIPSFPTQTFPNHWSMVTGKYPIEHGIVSNIFWDNFTSSEFRPNNLDARIWSNTADPIWQLLQTESQGEYKVATHMWPGSEVVYEDHGDVPRERMPFYFGKFNQWEKLQDKLAQIFRYIDMPQLKDRPELVISYIPNVDSYGHSFGYDLRDKRLQKLIGEVDGFFLDLIEGLQKRNLLKISNVMIVSDHGMSNVNANDGEHVVVWERVFPADAMSAFISHLYNEGPMMMVCLKNPRDKQWICDLIEAQLEKAYGDEISRKFHVILKEDFDPSWKYFQYDNRKHRYDDRVGDIWILADEYYAIVKEMGDVPIGIMGTHGYNFNNCSDMASIFIGMGPMFNNEVVPPFENIEVYNMLIKASALLGEEKTKKEKSLLQ is encoded by the coding sequence ATGCTTCTTTTCGAGCAACCTGTTgaccttgaaaaaaataatgaagatgatacGAACATAAAACCTTTCGCAATATCACgacattttttattgaaactTTTGCTTTGCGGTATAATACTCATTGAGTTGCTTTTATATTCGAAGTGCCCAAAACCTATTGATAATGGGCCCCGGACAATTGCGAATAGATCAAATACTTACTTCAACGGCACACATGATTTCAAGACGTTAACGATATTGATATCTATCGATGGGTTCCATCCGAGATTGATAGATGCAAAATACACGCCATTTCTTTACAACTTGCACAATTTGCGGTCCCCGTACGATATGAATATCACGACTGCACCGTATATGATCCCAAGTTTTCCCACTCAGACATTTCCCAACCACTGGAGCATGGTAACGGGAAAATATCCCATTGAGCACGGTATTGTTTCCAATATATTCTGGGATAATTTCACGAGTAGCGAATTTAGACCAAATAACCTCGACGCAAGAATTTGGAGCAACACGGCTGACCCTATTTGGCAACTACTGCAAACTGAATCGCAAGGCGAATATAAAGTGGCCACGCATATGTGGCCTGGAAGTGAGGTTGTGTATGAGGACCACGGGGATGTACCTAGGGAAAGAATgccattttattttgggAAATTCAATCAATGGGAAAAACTTCAAGATAAATTAGCTCAAATTTTCCGATACATAGATATGCCTCAGCTTAAAGATAGGCCAGAATTGGTCATAAGTTATATACCCAATGTTGATTCGTACGGACACAGTTTTGGATACGATTTACGAGATAAGCGGCTACAAAAGCTGATCGGTGAAGTCGATGGATTCTTTCTCGATTTGATTGAAGGCCtgcaaaaaagaaacttgtTGAAAATTAGCAATGTTATGATTGTTAGTGACCATGGCATGAGCAATGTCAACGCGAATGACGGTGAGCATGTTGTTGTGTGGGAAAGGGTGTTCCCGGCCGACGCAATGAGCGCATTTATTTCGCATCTTTATAACGAGGGCCCCATGATGATGGTATGTTTGAAAAACCCTCGAGACAAGCAATGGATTTGTGACTTGATTGAAGCTCAGTTAGAGAAAGCATATGGAGATGAAATATCGAGGAAGTTTCACGTGATCCTGAAAGAAGATTTCGACCCGAGCTGGAAATATTTCCAATACGATAACAGAAAGCACAGATATGACGATAGGGTCGGCGATATCTGGATTCTCGCAGATGAATACTACGCCATTGTAAAAGAAATGGGTGATGTGCCTATCGGCATTATGGGCACACATGGATACAACTTTAACAACTGTAGTGATATGGCATCTATATTCATTGGAATGGGTCCGATGTTCAACAATGAAGTCGTACCTCCATTTGAAAACATCGAAGTATACAATATGCTGATCAAGGCAAGTGCGCTTTTGggagaagaaaagacaaAGAAGGAGAAGAGTTTATTACAATAA
- the EDC3 gene encoding Edc3p (Non-essential conserved protein with a role in mRNA decapping; specifically affects the function of the decapping enzyme Dcp1p; mediates decay of the RPS28B mRNA via binding to both Rps28Bp (or Rps28Ap) and the RPS28B mRNA; mediates decay of the YRA1 mRNA by a different, translation-independent mechanism; localizes to cytoplasmic mRNA processing bodies; forms cytoplasmic foci upon DNA replication stress): MSQFVGFGVQVELKDGKLIQGKIAKATSKGLTLNDVQFGDGGKSQAFKVRASRLKDLKVLTVASQSGKRKQQRQQQQQNDYNQNRGEHIDWQDDDVSKIKQQEDFDFQRNLGMFNKKDVFAQLKQNDDILPENRLQGHNRKQTQLQQNNYQNDELVIPDAKKDSWNKISSRNEQSTHQSQPQQDAQDDLVLEDDEHEYDVDDIDDPKYLPITQSLNITHLIHSATNSPSINDKTKGTVINDKDQVLAKLGQMIISQSRSNSTSLPAANKQTTIRSKNTKQNIPMATPVQLLEMESITSEFFSINSAGLLENFAVNASFFLKQKLGGRARLRLQNSNPEPLVVILASDSNRSGAKALALGRHLCQTGHIRVITLFTCSQNELQDSMVKKQTDIYKKCGGKIVNSVSSLESAMETLNSPVEIVIDAMQGYDCTLSDLAGTSEVIESRIKSMISWCNKQRGSTKVWSLDIPNGFDAGSGMPDIFFSDRIEATGIICSGWPLIAINNLIANLPSLEDAVLIDIGIPQGAYSQRTSLRKFQNCDLFVTDGSLLLDL; this comes from the coding sequence ATGTCACAATTTGTTGGTTTCGGAGTACAAGTGGAGCTAAAAGATGGGAAGCTCATTCAGGGGAAAATTGCCAAAGCAACCTCAAAAGGATTGACTTTAAATGACGTTCAATTCGGCGATGGTGGTAAATCTCAAGCTTTCAAAGTGAGGGCGTCAAGGCTAAAGGACTTAAAGGTTCTAACTGTTGCCTCTCAATCCGGGAAAAGGAAGCAGCAAAgacaacagcagcaacaaaaCGATTATAATCAAAATCGCGGTGAACATATTGATTGGcaagatgatgatgttaGTAAGATAAAACAACAGGAAGATTTCGATTTCCAAAGAAATTTGGGCATgtttaacaaaaaagacGTCTTCGCACAATTAAAGCAAAATGACGATATATTACCGGAGAATAGATTACAGGGACATAACAGAAAGCAAACCCAATTGCAGCAAAATAATTATCAAAATGATGAATTGGTTATTCCAGATGCAAAGAAAGATTCATGGAACAagatttcttcaagaaatgAGCAAAGCACACACCAATCTCAGCCGCAACAAGATGCTCAAGATGATCTGGTTTTGGAAGATGATGAACATGAATACGATGTCGATGATATCGATGATCCCAAATACCTACCAATAACTCAGTCTTTGAATATTACACATTTAATTCACTCTGCAACTAACTCTCCATCCATAAATGATAAAACGAAAGGTACAGTTATAAATGATAAGGATCAGGTACTAGCTAAATTAGGCCAGATGATCATCAGCCAGTCAAGATCCAACTCAACATCCTTGCCAGCTGcaaataaacaaacaaCCATCAGATCAAAGAACACTAAGCAGAACATTCCTATGGCTACACCAGTACAACTACTAGAAATGGAGAGCATCACGTCCGAATTTTTCAGTATTAACTCGGCAGGGCTACTAGAAAATTTTGCTGTAAACGCATCGTTCTTCTTAAAGCAGAAACTAGGTGGCCGTGCACGTTTACGTTTACAAAATTCTAATCCGGAACCTTTAGTAGTAATACTAGCCTCAGATTCCAACAGATCTGGTGCGAAAGCTCTGGCGTTGGGTAGACATCTTTGCCAAACGGGGCATATCCGTGTCATAACATTATTTACATGTTCTCAAAATGAACTACAGGATTCCATGGTCAAAAAGCAAACAGATATTTACAAGAAGTGTGGCGGAAAAATTGTTAATAGTGTATCGTCGCTGGAATCTGCTATGGAAACATTAAATAGCCCTGTAGAAATAGTCATCGATGCCATGCAGGGATATGACTGTACATTGAGCGATCTGGCGGGGACGTCGGAAGTTATTGAAAGCAGAATTAAAAGCATGATATCATGGTGTAACAAACAGCGAGGATCTACTAAAGTGTGGTCTTTGGATATTCCAAATGGGTTTGATGCGGGATCCGGCATGCCagatattttcttttcagacAGGATTGAAGCAACAGGAATTATTTGTTCTGGCTGGCCTTTGATTGCCATCAACAACTTAattgcaaatttgccaAGTCTAGAAGATGCTGTTTTGATTGATATAGGTATACCACAGGGCGCCTATTCACAGAGAACTTCTTTGCGTAAGTTCCAAAACTGTGATCTTTTCGTCACTGACGGGTCCCTGCTATTAGATTTGTAA
- a CDS encoding uncharacterized protein (hypothetical protein; conserved among S. cerevisiae strains), translating to MTALFCLELRTNIFLIMNDCIIINYWKGFIFSFHSYFFPFRFESSLRAHYPGKRNYSDFSVIPLPYYIDVRSFHICESQHIIALPLQIPLPYRMLIRMYPV from the coding sequence ATGACAGCACTATTCTGCCTTGAATTGAGAACTAATATATTTCTAATAATGAATGATTGTATTATTATCAATTACTGGAAAGggttcattttttctttccactcgtatttttttccttttcgttTTGAGTCCTCCTTAAGGGCTCATTACCCGGGAAAGAGAAATTATTCAGATTTTTCTGTTATACCGTTACCTTATTATATAGATGTTCGCAGTTTTCATATTTGTGAGAGCCAACACATTATTGCATTACCGCTACAGATCCCACTTCCTTACCGTATGCTTATACGTATGTATCCAGTTTAG